In Eupeodes corollae chromosome X, idEupCoro1.1, whole genome shotgun sequence, the following proteins share a genomic window:
- the LOC129953217 gene encoding uncharacterized protein LOC129953217: MPRTRRHEEEEENLSEEGDRANETMVEGSKLDIILENLKKLSASVAELKSETKQSQEEIERLQAKMSTANMVNSVNVPPNANDVLLNTIELQPDASEIPVNAIKNTTSAALTVLPCSPPMSWSHQPATSNNFAPPTMKLHDLPTFSGRPDEWPLFLANYEDSTADFNYNNRQNLQRLQKCLNGPAREAVTSMLINKENVPEIIEELKFRFGRPDILVRNQLQKIQQFPAMKQNKTDQILDYSTQVRNVVALLKASKSEHSLQNSIILEELVGKLPEDKQYEWVKHATTLTKNTTIEDFSKWLCQLARVVCLMPPPPSPPAQTSNSRLKPQTQPRRMLYVNNNASTTGQEGSYPTLTFKCYLCGDNHFISNCSAYSSLSVDDRWQKVKSLHLCFSCLRKGHSTANCRKRKMCGIQECRKYHHTSLHDESSHLRNHSVFAGAAAQPLLSCRTISSTSLLFKVLPVTLFGPNGKTEVFAMFDEGSALTILEEAVASTLGLKGRSQPLKLQWYGQNTTTEPSKIISLEIRGEDDPNIYTISNCRTVRNVNLPMQTFNKSEHKHLEFLPLRNYKNARPSILIGLDNIHLGTSSTVVSAGDKKPVAMKTKLGWVACGPTNNIVTSTPTVLMIRHQDELHCLVQEYFAADNFGINPSSCILESEDNQTARRTMETTTCRINKRFQTGLLWKKPKPTLPNSFQMAIQRLSGIENKMKHKPDFAQKYKDEMTKYIQKGYARKLQPDEINNSSQPVWYLPHFAVQSPHKPDKIRIVFDAAATVNNLSLNSALLKGPEQAKPLVNILFKFREGIIGVAADIREMFSQIQIRPEDQQAQRFLWRDGDETQPINHYVMVSMIFGAICSPCVAEYVKNLNAQDFQHDYPEAASAIINKHYVDDYVASFNDEKEAIRICKDVVRINNEASFELRNFTSNSKKLQNEMNIKSREMTSTVNMERQSTSEKVLGMFWNTASDTFEFKTKFHRIPKEVLEGSRPPTKRELLGIVMAIYDPYGLLAEFLLYLKILVRDTWKTNIAWDDELPPEANKRWQKWWTEFQNIHSFHVHRCYSSHLPAARITELHVFVDASQVAFAAAAYLRIIHDDGIDVTFVCGKTRGAPQKIMSIPRLELQAGVLGVRLSKIVIRNHDIKISKITFWTDSKTLLYWIGSTKRNFKAFVAHRISEILTSSEAHQWRWTPTEKNSADVATRANGSPKFVPNSVWITGPEFLKQPEELWPAKIVEPLTTVNDVEEIKPLLLLQSPNGNFLINFKLFSSYQRIQRTMAYVIRATQKFRFVVPIEKTSNCFLTIAELKNAENSLCKIVQKEQYEEEIKLLSSSKPLTKKSSIYTLNPYLDERGILRIQGRLDEALYLPFQARRPILLPPKHPLSMLIMKFYHEKLHHQNSAVVLNEVRQKFWIPHPKMLLKLVRRKCQQCKIDRAEPQTPIMGQLPIDRVTPFVRPFAYTGVDLFGPLNVTIGRRREKRWGVIFTCLTVRAAHLELAENLSTDAFIICLRNFINRRGTPVRIRSDNGTNFIGAQKELKKEQHLFDLDRIESEATSRGIEWIFNCPLNPSSGGCWERLIRIVKRLMMKILSNEAPRVETLRSVLIEAENVINSRPLTDISLSTEDEEPLTPNHFLLGCVNSTQTPYPPDEKVCLKKQWKIALNLKDRLWRRWIVEYLPQLLKRPKWNERVRPLQINDFVLVCDPNQPRSLWSKGRVTNVFPAKDGQVRFAEVRTANTCIRRPASRLAVISLDGESQSDSRGEEC, encoded by the coding sequence ATGCCGCGAACGAGGAGACATGAGGAGGAGGAAGAAAATTTGAGTGAGGAAGGGGACAGAGCGAACGAGACAATGGTGGAAGGATCGAAACTGGACATTATTTTGGAAAATCTCAAGAAACTTAGTGCATCGGTAGCCGAACTCAAAAGCGAGACAAAACAAAGCCAAGAAGAGATAGAAAGGCTACAGGCCAAAATGAGTACCGCCAACATGGTCAATTCCGTCAACGTTCCGCCAAATGCTAACGATGTCTTGCTAAATACGATTGAGCTCCAACCAGATGCCAGCGAAATCCCTGTAAATGCAATCAAGAACACAACGTCTGCCGCCTTAACCGTGCTGCCGTGTTCACCGCCAATGTCCTGGAGCCATCAACCAGCAACGAGCAACAACTTCGCACCTCCAACAATGAAACTACACGATTTGCCTACGTTCTCGGGTCGGCCCGATGAGTGGCCACTTTTTCTCGCCAACTACGAAGACTCAACAGCTGACTTCAATTACAACAATCGTCAAAATTTGCAAAGATTGCAGAAATGCCTCAACGGGCCAGCCCGAGAAGCAGTAACGTCGATGCTTATCAACAAAGAAAATGTTCCAGAGATAATTGAGGAATTGAAGTTTCGATTTGGTAGGCCAGATATTCTCGTAAGGAATCAACTCCAGAAAATTCAACAGTTCCCAGccatgaaacaaaataaaaccgaTCAAATTCTCGATTACTCGACACAAGTTCGCAATGTCGTTGCATTGTTGAAAGCATCCAAGAGTGAACATAGCCTTCAAAACTCAATAATTCTAGAAGAATTAGTTGGGAAGCTGCCCGAAGATAAACAATACGAATGGGTTAAACATGCAACAACTctgacaaaaaatacaacaatcgAAGACTTCTCAAAATGGCTATGTCAACTAGCCAGAGTTGTATGTCTGATGCCACCGCCGCCAAGCCCACCTGCACAAACTTCCAATTCTAGATTGAAACCACAAACTCAACCCCGTCGGATGCTTTACGTGAACAACAATGCCAGTACCACAGGGCAAGAAGGATCATATCCAACATTGACGTTCAAGTGTTACTTGTGTGGAGACAATCATTTCATTTCGAATTGCAGTGCCTACAGTTCTTTAAGTGTAGACGATCGGTGGCAAAAGGTAAAGTCCTTGCATTTGTGCTTTTCTTGTCTGCGTAAAGGTCATAGTACTGCAAACTGCCGAAAGAGAAAAATGTGTGGAATACAAGAGTGTCGAAAATATCATCACACAAGTCTACACGATGAGTCTTCACATTTAAGAAACCACTCCGTCTTCGCTGGCGCCGCTGCCCAGCCATTGCTAAGTTGCCGAACTATAAGCTCCACGAGTCTTCTGTTTAAAGTCTTGCCTGTAACGCTTTTTGGTCCAAATGGAAAAACAGAAGTTTTCGCTATGTTCGATGAGGGATCTGCTTTGACAATCCTGGAGGAAGCAGTCGCTTCTACACTAGGACTAAAAGGAAGATCGCAGCCATTAAAACTACAATGGTATGGACAAAACACCACTACAGAACCGTCAAAAATTATAAGCCTAGAGATTCGGGGTGAAGATGATCCAAATATCTACACCATTTCAAACTGCCGCACAGTGCGCAATGTCAACTTGCCCATGCAGACGTTCAACAAATCGGAGCACAAACATTTGGAGTTTCTTCcattaagaaattataaaaacgcCCGACCATCTATTCTCATCGGACTGGACAACATTCATCTCGGTACATCTTCTACAGTAGTCTCAGCTGGAGATAAAAAACCTGTGGCTATGAAGACGAAACTTGGCTGGGTCGCATGTGGACCAACCAACAACATTGTGACGTCAACACCAACAGTTCTAATGATTCGACATCAGGACGAATTGCACTGCCTAGTTCAAGAATATTTTGCCGCCGACAATTTTGGAATCAATCCGTCATCTTGTATCCTTGAATCTGAAGACAACCAAACAGCCCGTCGGACGATGGAAACAACAACTTGTCGAATTAATAAACGTTTTCAGACCGGCCTTCTATGGAAGAAGCCGAAACCGACCCTCCCAAACAGTTTTCAAATGGCCATTCAACGTTTATCtggaatcgaaaacaaaatgaaacataAGCCCGACTTCGCCCAAAAATATAAAGACGAGATGACCAAATATATCCAAAAGGGATATGCAAGAAAACTTCAGCCAGACGAGATAAATAATTCATCTCAGCCGGTGTGGTATTTACCCCACTTTGCTGTTCAAAGCCCACACAAACCAGATAAAATCAGGATTGTTTTCGATGCCGCTGCCACAGTGAATAATTTAAGCCTTAATTCAGCACTGTTAAAAGGACCCGAACAAGCCAAACCGCTAGTAAATATACTATTTAAATTTCGAGAAGGTATAATAGGGGTAGCTGCGGATATACGCGAAATGTTTTCGCAAATACAAATACGCCCTGAGGATCAACAAGCACAGAGATTCTTGTGGCGAGATGGGGATGAGACACAGCCTATAAATCACTATGTGATGGTGTCCATGATCTTTGGAGCGATTTGCTCGCCATGTGTCGCAGAATATGTCAAGAATCTGAATGCGCAAGACTTTCAACATGACTATCCAGAGGCTGCTTCAGCCATTATCAACAAGCACTACGTTGACGATTACGTTGCAAGCTTTAATGATGAAAAAGAAGCCATAAGAATTTGTAAAGACGTAGTCCGCATCAACAACGAAGCTAGTTTTGAGCTCAGGAATTTTACATCAAACtcgaaaaaacttcaaaacgaGATGAACATCAAATCAAGAGAAATGACAAGCACTGTTAATATGGAACGCCAGTCCACGTCGGAAAAAGTACTGGGGATGTTTTGGAATACTGCCTCGGATACTTTtgaatttaagacaaaatttcatCGCATACCAAAAGAGGTCCTAGAAGGCAGCCGCCCACCAACAAAACGTGAATTGCTTGGTATAGTCATGGCTATATATGATCCATATGGACTGTTAGCAGAGTTCctcctatatttaaaaatactggTCAGAgacacttggaaaactaacATTGCCTGGGATGATGAGCTGCCTCCAGAGGCCAACAAACGATGGCAAAAATGGTGGACAGAATTCCAAAACATTCATTCTTTCCACGTCCACCGATGTTATTCATCACATCTACCCGCAGCAAGAATTACTGAACTTCACGTTTTTGTGGATGCAAGTCAAGTTGCATTCGCTGCCGCAGCATACTTGCGTATAATCCATGACGATGGAATAGATGTTACCTTTGTTTGTGGTAAAACGCGCGGTGCTCCTCAAAAAATTATGTCCATCCCTCGGCTGGAACTCCAAGCAGGAGTACTTGGAGTACGATTGAGTAAAATTGTAATTCGGAATCACGACATCAAAATTTCTAAGATAACTTTTTGGACCGACTCGAAAACGTTACTATATTGGATTGGATCAACCAAACGAAATTTCAAAGCGTTTGTGGCTCACCGTATCAGTGAAATACTAACTTCATCGGAGGCACACCAATGGCGATGGACACCAACTGAAAAGAACAGCGCAGATGTAGCCACTCGAGCAAACGGTTCGCCAAAATTCGTTCCAAACAGTGTTTGGATCACTGGTCCTGAATTTTTGAAGCAGCCCGAAGAATTATGGCCAGCCAAAATAGTTGAACCGCTTACAACAGTCAACGATGTCGAAGAAATCAAGCCATTGCTGCTGCTTCAGTCCCCGAATggtaattttctaataaattttaaactctttTCATCCTACCAGAGAATTCAAAGAACGATGGCATATGTTATTCGTGCCACACAAAAATTCCGCTTTGTTGTGCCCATTGAAAAGACGTCCAATTGTTTTCTTACAATTGCCGAACTCAAGAACGCCGAAAACAGTCTCTGTAAAATCGTCCAGAAGGAGCAATAtgaagaagaaattaaattgcTGTCGTCATCGAAGCCGTTGACCAAGAAAAGTTCCATCTACACACTAAATCCGTATCTAGATGAAAGGGGTATATTAAGAATTCAAGGTCGACTCGATGAGGCCCTCTACCTGCCATTCCAAGCCAGACGTCCAATTTTACTGCCACCAAAGCATCCATTGTCAATGCTCATCATGAAATTTTATCATGAGAAGTTACATCATCAAAATTCAGCTGTTGTCCTGAATGAAGTCCGACAAAAATTCTGGATCCCCCACCCCAAGATGCTTCTGAAATTGGTAAGACGAAAATGCCAACAGTGTAAAATCGATAGAGCCGAACCTCAAACGCCAATTATGGGTCAACTGCCGATCGACCGTGTAACTCCTTTCGTCCGCCCATTTGCTTACACTGGCGTTGATCTTTTTGGCCCTCTAAACGTTACGATTGGTCGCCGGAGAGAAAAGAGATGGGGAGTCATCTTTACTTGCCTCACTGTACGTGCTGCGCACCTCGAGCTAGCCGAAAATTTATCCACAGACGCTTTCATCATATGTCTTCGAAATTTTATTAATCGGAGAGGAACACCAGTCAGAATCAGGAGTGATAATGGGACTAACTTTATCGGGGCTCAAAAAGAGTTGAAGAAAGAACAACATTTATTCGATCTGGATCGAATTGAAAGTGAAGCCACCAGTAGAGGGATAGAATGGATTTTTAATTGCCCATTGAACCCAAGTTCCGGAGGCTGCTGGGAGAGATTAATTCGTATCGTCAAACGCCTAATGATGAAGATTCTTTCTAACGAAGCTCCAAGGGTCGAAACACTCAGAAGTGTCCTGATCGAAGCTGAAAATGTGATTAATTCACGCCCACTCACTGACATATCACTTTCCACAGAAGATGAGGAACCGTTGACTCCAAACCATTTCCTTCTGGGGTGTGTCAATTCTACCCAGACACCATATCCGCCTGATGAAAAGGTTTGCCTTAAGAAACAGTGGAAAATTGCTCTTAACCTAAAAGACCGCTTGTGGAGAAGATGGATTGTCGAGTATCTGCCTCAACTCTTGAAAAGACCAAAATGGAACGAAAGGGTACGCCCGCTACAGATCAACGACTTCGTGTTGGTATGCGATCCAAATCAGCCGCGCAGCCTGTGGAGTAAAGGTCGTGTCACAAATGTGTTCCCAGCCAAGGACGGACAAGTACGATTTGCGGAAGTTCGGACTGCCAATACATGCATTCGTCGACCAGCCTCAAGACTAGCTGTCATAAGCTTGGATGGTGAATCCCAGAGCGATTCACGGGGGGAGGAATGTTAG